In the Oryzias latipes chromosome 23, ASM223467v1 genome, one interval contains:
- the LOC101162567 gene encoding ninjurin-2 isoform X4: MQGLGKTDRGEQGRDMDLTSLRSTMPVGGPLQGGSAASLNMNLYATKKTAAEGMLDIALFLANITHMKTVIEQGAGYRYYAAVLTLISFSLALQIVAGVLIIIIARRDINVEANQKRLDSLNNITTVIIFLISVTNFFISVMGMERTGLFPRMHF; encoded by the exons ATGCAAGGACTGGGAAAGACAGACAGAGGAGAGCAGGGTCGGGACATGGACCTAACATCGCTGAGATCCACCATGCCAGTCGGCGGCCCTCTCCAG GGAGGTTCAGCCGCTAGCTTGAACATGAACCTTTATGCCACCAAGAAGACAGCAGCTGAAGGCATGTTGGACATTGCTCTCTTCCTGGCAAACATCACACACATGAAGACTGTCATTGAGCAGGGGGCTGGATACAG GTACTATGCTGCGGTCCTGACACTCATTTCCTTCTCCCTGGCCCTTCAGATTGTGGCTGGAGTGCTGATTATCATAATTG CCCGGCGAGACATCAACGTAGAAGCCAACCAGAAACGACTAGACAGTTTGAACAACATCACAACCgtcatcatcttcctcatctCTGTCACCAACTTCTTCATCTCCGTGATGGGCATGGAACGAACCGGCCTATTTCCCAGAATGCACTTCTGA